One Lottiidibacillus patelloidae DNA window includes the following coding sequences:
- a CDS encoding RNA polymerase sigma factor SigX gives MKEQFNELYEKFHQEIFRFLVYMVKDKQHAEDLVQEVYIKVLDSYDRFRGQSSERTWIYSIARHVAIDWLRKQQRRKKRGFFQAEIDDEQFIIKDDAPLPEELLTQSETMKAIYQALENCTVDQKTVVILRYIQGLSISETAQTLNWSESKVKTTQHRAIKRLKKLFDLNTEDWLRRGVNE, from the coding sequence ATGAAGGAACAGTTTAATGAACTTTATGAAAAATTCCATCAAGAAATCTTCCGCTTCTTAGTATATATGGTCAAAGATAAACAACATGCAGAAGATTTAGTGCAAGAAGTATATATTAAAGTACTTGATTCATACGATCGATTTCGTGGACAGAGCAGTGAGCGAACTTGGATTTATTCAATTGCAAGACATGTGGCAATAGACTGGCTTAGAAAACAACAAAGAAGAAAGAAAAGGGGCTTTTTCCAAGCGGAAATTGATGATGAGCAATTTATTATTAAAGATGATGCACCTCTTCCTGAAGAATTATTAACGCAAAGCGAAACGATGAAAGCGATATATCAGGCTTTGGAAAATTGTACTGTTGACCAAAAAACGGTTGTTATATTGCGATATATACAAGGTTTATCAATTTCTGAAACTGCACAAACATTAAATTGGTCTGAAAGTAAAGTGAAGACGACACAACATCGAGCAATTAAAAGATTAAAGAAATTATTTGACTTAAATACGGAAGATTGGCTTCGAAGAGGAGTGAATGAATGA
- a CDS encoding DUF1871 family protein, with protein sequence MRQLNEKILKIIHEWDPYRTEQFSNDAEAADVIQLVHSGLNIEKLSVEIKKVYDHSFEGDLPLSKCRNLAEKVHELFMNSSC encoded by the coding sequence ATGAGACAGTTAAATGAAAAAATACTAAAGATTATTCATGAGTGGGATCCATATAGAACAGAGCAATTTAGTAATGACGCAGAAGCAGCTGATGTAATCCAATTGGTCCATTCAGGTTTAAACATAGAGAAGTTAAGCGTAGAAATAAAGAAAGTATATGATCATTCATTTGAAGGTGATTTGCCATTAAGTAAGTGCCGGAATTTAGCAGAAAAAGTTCATGAGTTGTTCATGAATTCATCTTGTTAA
- a CDS encoding FixH family protein gives MKKLVLLGIIASLLTLASCSSHGEHHHNDHGNSTELPLTVSVEITPKNPEISEEVIFRAIVLKDDEKINGLDSIKFEIWKDGQQEDEHQMLKASSVSKGIYEAKTTFAEEGKYHVIYHINDNTGFHHMDKIVFHVGLTENNELHNSHSHDDGHGENNLIIHNMEISPKQNEKAMIMSHVSMNGTALEGGYVKFEIINEDTGEVEFVPASEKKAGEYVATYRFKSKGVYSINTHVEQKEFDIHDHKKWSVIVN, from the coding sequence ATGAAAAAATTAGTACTACTCGGAATAATTGCCAGTTTATTAACCTTGGCAAGTTGTTCAAGTCATGGAGAGCACCATCATAATGATCACGGTAATAGTACCGAATTACCACTTACAGTATCTGTAGAAATTACTCCAAAAAATCCTGAAATTTCTGAAGAAGTTATTTTTAGAGCGATAGTTTTAAAAGATGATGAAAAAATAAATGGTTTAGACTCTATCAAGTTTGAAATTTGGAAAGATGGGCAACAAGAAGACGAACATCAGATGCTTAAAGCTTCTTCGGTTTCAAAAGGTATTTATGAAGCAAAAACTACATTTGCAGAAGAAGGTAAGTATCATGTAATTTATCATATTAATGATAATACTGGTTTTCACCACATGGATAAAATTGTTTTCCATGTTGGATTGACTGAAAATAATGAACTCCATAACAGCCACAGCCACGATGATGGACATGGGGAAAATAATTTAATTATTCATAATATGGAAATTTCACCGAAACAAAATGAAAAAGCTATGATTATGTCCCATGTGTCAATGAATGGTACTGCCCTAGAAGGTGGATATGTAAAGTTTGAAATTATTAATGAAGACACGGGAGAAGTAGAATTTGTACCTGCATCTGAAAAGAAAGCTGGAGAGTATGTAGCAACGTATCGTTTTAAATCCAAAGGTGTATATTCTATTAATACTCACGTTGAACAAAAAGAATTTGATATTCATGACCATAAAAAATGGAGTGTCATTGTAAATTAA
- a CDS encoding metal ABC transporter solute-binding protein, Zn/Mn family produces MKSIKLSISILSILLIILLSACGDQSNKNNENHLQIYTTIFALEEFINYIGGEYVDVINLIPNGADAHTFEPTSKQMVSIANADAFIYVGIGMEGFIDRLNHTLENEDVTFIRVSDGLDLKNSNEHDEHDENNEHDEHEENNEHDEHNEHDEHDEHDEHNEHDEHDEHDGHGGHDGVDPHIWLDPLLAIALADNIKAALIELLPEQRQYFENNYRALQVELTKLNNEFVEVASSAKHKSFIVSHGAYGYWEERYGLEQKAITGLSPAHEPSQKQLQQLVDYARENNLQYVLFEQNITPRVAEILQKEINAKPLTLHNLSVRTNQDKEEDYFSLMRKNIQTMKKALN; encoded by the coding sequence ATGAAATCAATTAAATTAAGTATCTCAATTTTATCCATTTTACTTATTATCTTACTATCAGCTTGTGGGGATCAAAGTAATAAAAACAATGAAAATCACTTGCAAATTTACACAACAATATTCGCTTTAGAAGAATTTATTAACTATATTGGTGGTGAATATGTTGATGTCATTAATTTAATACCGAATGGTGCAGACGCACATACGTTTGAACCTACTAGTAAACAAATGGTTTCAATTGCAAATGCAGATGCGTTTATATATGTAGGGATCGGCATGGAAGGGTTTATTGATCGTTTAAATCATACACTTGAAAATGAGGACGTTACTTTCATTAGAGTTAGTGATGGATTAGACTTAAAGAACTCCAATGAACATGATGAACATGATGAAAATAATGAACATGATGAACATGAAGAAAATAATGAGCATGATGAACATAATGAGCATGATGAACATGATGAACATGATGAACATAATGAGCATGATGAGCATGATGAACATGATGGACATGGTGGACACGATGGCGTTGATCCACATATATGGCTTGATCCACTATTAGCAATAGCTTTAGCAGATAATATTAAAGCAGCTCTGATTGAGTTACTGCCAGAACAGCGTCAGTATTTCGAAAATAACTATCGAGCATTACAAGTTGAGCTCACTAAACTTAATAATGAGTTTGTTGAAGTTGCTTCAAGTGCTAAACATAAATCTTTTATAGTATCTCACGGTGCGTATGGATACTGGGAAGAGAGATATGGACTTGAACAAAAAGCGATAACTGGTTTGTCTCCGGCACACGAGCCTTCTCAAAAACAGTTACAACAACTAGTAGATTATGCTCGAGAAAATAATTTACAGTATGTCTTGTTTGAACAAAACATTACTCCTAGGGTCGCTGAAATTTTACAAAAAGAAATAAATGCGAAACCTTTAACATTACACAATTTGTCAGTTCGAACAAATCAGGATAAAGAAGAGGACTATTTTTCTCTTATGCGAAAAAATATTCAAACAATGAAAAAGGCATTGAATTAA
- the mgtE gene encoding magnesium transporter, with translation MAMYLTEDQLLVLIIKHIKEQKKTDFKNLIEELQPYDLAVIYKSLPEKHRHKYLLFMDQKKIAVLIQELEPELQIDILHKLGIEKSSNVMNLMENDDLADLLNELSTDSARPFLKSMEKDESQTVKNLMSYPPETAGGIMTNRYVWIRDNYTVRDAVDKLKVFAEMAENLYYLYVLNDQKKLVGVVSYRDLLLASIEEKIEDIMFTRVISVPADLDQEEVATIIERYDFISVPVVDDAGKLIGIITVDDVIDVFIKEANEDIEKLSATGKTIDFQTNAVTASFRRLPWLVLLLFIGVISGSIISNFEGTLQKVVALAYFMPMIAGMTGNTGTQSLAVVVRGLVSNEIDGNTIRKLIIRELNVGLIIGVICGLLIALIAFIWKGNLILGIVVGSSLLMTLIIGTLAGTIIPLILYKFNVDPAVASGPLITTLNDIFSLTVYFTMATIFISYLM, from the coding sequence ATAGCTATGTATTTGACAGAAGATCAATTATTAGTATTGATTATTAAACATATAAAAGAGCAGAAAAAAACCGATTTTAAAAACTTAATTGAAGAACTCCAACCTTATGATCTTGCAGTTATCTATAAAAGTCTTCCTGAAAAGCATAGGCATAAGTATTTATTATTTATGGATCAAAAAAAGATTGCGGTCTTAATTCAAGAATTAGAACCAGAGCTTCAAATCGATATCTTACATAAGCTCGGAATTGAAAAATCTTCGAATGTAATGAATCTCATGGAAAATGATGATCTTGCAGATTTGTTAAATGAGCTTTCAACGGATAGTGCCCGTCCTTTTCTTAAATCGATGGAGAAGGACGAGTCTCAGACTGTTAAAAATTTAATGAGTTATCCACCAGAAACTGCTGGTGGAATTATGACGAACAGGTATGTTTGGATTAGAGATAACTATACCGTTAGAGATGCTGTGGATAAATTGAAAGTTTTCGCAGAAATGGCGGAAAATTTATATTATTTATATGTACTAAATGATCAAAAAAAACTTGTTGGTGTTGTCTCTTATCGCGATTTACTTTTGGCAAGTATTGAAGAAAAAATAGAAGATATTATGTTTACTCGTGTCATTTCAGTACCAGCTGATCTTGACCAAGAAGAAGTAGCAACCATCATTGAAAGGTATGACTTTATTTCTGTTCCTGTTGTTGATGATGCTGGAAAATTAATTGGAATAATAACAGTTGATGATGTCATTGATGTATTTATTAAAGAGGCAAATGAAGATATTGAAAAACTATCTGCGACTGGGAAAACAATCGACTTCCAAACTAACGCAGTAACAGCATCCTTTAGAAGGTTACCTTGGCTAGTTTTGCTACTGTTTATTGGTGTGATTTCAGGTAGTATTATAAGTAATTTTGAAGGCACATTACAAAAAGTAGTTGCTTTAGCTTATTTTATGCCAATGATTGCTGGGATGACGGGGAATACTGGGACTCAGTCGTTAGCGGTGGTCGTGAGAGGCTTAGTTTCTAATGAAATTGATGGAAATACTATACGAAAGTTAATTATTCGCGAACTAAATGTTGGTTTAATTATAGGGGTTATTTGTGGACTTCTAATAGCTTTAATAGCCTTTATTTGGAAAGGTAATTTAATATTAGGAATTGTTGTAGGATCATCATTACTAATGACATTAATTATAGGAACGTTAGCTGGAACTATTATTCCGCTAATATTATACAAATTTAATGTAGATCCGGCTGTTGCATCAGGACCGTTAATTACTACTCTAAATGATATTTTTTCGTTAACCGTATATTTTACAATGGCAACAATTTTCATCTCGTATCTAATGTAA
- the ftsW gene encoding putative lipid II flippase FtsW: MEQNNNDVLEAKGTKGFVTLLKNFDYTMLIVLVWLLLFGLVMVYSASLVVAVMIYDYQIDFFYAKQLRSIIVASLVFIVACFIPYSFYRKLNKLAILSSIVILIYVLVKGTTANNASQWISVFGMTVQPSELVKLSVIIYLATIFSKKQKYIGNFSRGVAPPVIIVAVILGLIIVQPDFGTSMVIAFTSFILILCSGMKLRHLAILSLIGMVLLGIFFNFVATNEQKSRINGAYQPFEDPSDDGYQLINSYLAFATGGVTGQGFGESIQKFGYLPEPHTDFIIAVIGEEFGLIGVFMVLSLLFFIVIRGLLIGIRCQDTFGSLLAIGISSLIGTQTFINIGVAIGLLPITGVTLPFISYGGSSLLSLMLAMGILMNLSAHNKMEMKQKKKHDNVVPLHKHISHSQ; the protein is encoded by the coding sequence GTGGAACAAAATAATAATGATGTCCTGGAAGCAAAAGGTACTAAAGGCTTTGTGACGCTATTGAAAAATTTTGATTATACAATGTTAATTGTTTTAGTATGGTTACTCCTTTTTGGGCTTGTAATGGTTTATAGTGCAAGCTTAGTTGTGGCAGTTATGATATATGACTATCAAATAGATTTCTTTTATGCGAAGCAGTTACGTTCAATTATTGTAGCGAGTCTCGTTTTTATCGTGGCATGTTTTATTCCGTATTCTTTTTATAGAAAACTAAATAAATTAGCGATTTTAAGTAGTATTGTAATTTTAATTTATGTACTTGTTAAGGGGACGACCGCTAACAATGCATCCCAATGGATTTCAGTTTTTGGAATGACTGTCCAACCATCCGAACTTGTGAAGTTATCAGTAATTATTTATTTAGCAACAATTTTTTCGAAAAAACAAAAATATATTGGTAATTTTTCGCGGGGAGTGGCACCACCAGTTATTATCGTTGCCGTAATCTTAGGCTTAATTATTGTACAACCTGACTTCGGAACGTCAATGGTAATTGCCTTTACTTCCTTTATTTTAATTTTATGTTCAGGTATGAAACTGAGACACTTAGCTATATTATCGCTTATTGGTATGGTATTATTAGGAATCTTTTTCAATTTTGTTGCAACCAATGAGCAAAAGTCGCGAATAAACGGTGCATACCAACCGTTTGAAGACCCTTCTGATGATGGATACCAGTTAATTAATTCTTATTTAGCTTTTGCTACAGGTGGAGTAACTGGTCAAGGCTTTGGTGAAAGCATTCAAAAGTTTGGCTACTTACCAGAACCACATACGGATTTTATAATTGCTGTTATTGGTGAAGAATTTGGCTTGATTGGAGTTTTTATGGTTCTTTCATTACTATTTTTCATTGTAATTCGTGGTTTATTAATTGGGATTCGCTGCCAAGATACTTTCGGAAGCTTATTGGCAATAGGTATATCGAGCCTTATTGGTACACAAACATTTATTAACATTGGTGTAGCAATAGGTTTACTTCCTATTACTGGAGTTACCTTGCCTTTTATTAGTTATGGTGGTTCTTCATTGTTATCATTAATGTTAGCTATGGGAATTTTAATGAATTTATCGGCTCATAATAAGATGGAAATGAAGCAAAAGAAAAAACATGATAATGTGGTGCCACTCCATAAGCACATTTCACATTCACAATAA
- a CDS encoding YjcZ family sporulation protein, which translates to MSHKYTGGFALIVVLFILLIIVGAGGYVY; encoded by the coding sequence ATGAGTCACAAATACACAGGCGGCTTCGCTTTAATTGTAGTTTTATTCATTCTATTAATTATTGTTGGTGCCGGCGGATACGTTTACTAA
- a CDS encoding hemolysin family protein has product MIILKIGLIIILILLTAFFVAAEFAIVKVRRTRIEALAAEGNRSANAVLKVIDKLDGYLSACQLGITMTALGLGWLGEPTVEVLIEPLLEIIHLPESLHHIISFSIAFALITFLHVVLGELAPKTVAIQKAEQVSLFLVKPLILFTKVLYPFIWLLNGSAAFILRMFGVKVHSDHENAHTEEELRLILSESAQSGEINNEELKFVNNIFTFDNLVARNIMVPRTEMVCVFKENAIEENINIMQNERYTRYPIAVEDKDNIIGLVNIKEVFQDAIGSDLKPLSNYVRPVMKVIETIPVKELLVKMQKEHMHLAILVDEYGGTAGLVTVEDILEEIVGEIRDEFDIDEQATIRQVDENTIIAEGKASLIELNDMLQIELPQKDVDTIGGLLMTMNNEIKEGTVTEYDDYKFKVLKMDGQQVKQVKIVTDNEEKGED; this is encoded by the coding sequence TTGATAATTCTAAAAATAGGTCTAATCATTATATTAATATTACTAACTGCTTTCTTTGTTGCTGCAGAGTTTGCAATTGTGAAAGTAAGAAGAACGAGGATTGAAGCATTAGCTGCTGAGGGAAATAGAAGTGCCAATGCTGTATTAAAAGTAATCGATAAATTAGATGGATATTTATCTGCATGTCAATTAGGAATAACAATGACTGCTTTAGGATTAGGGTGGCTTGGTGAGCCGACTGTTGAAGTCTTGATTGAACCACTTTTAGAAATTATTCACCTTCCAGAAAGTTTACATCATATTATTTCCTTTTCCATCGCTTTTGCACTTATTACCTTTTTACATGTTGTCCTAGGAGAGCTAGCACCTAAGACGGTAGCTATCCAAAAAGCTGAACAAGTAAGTTTATTCTTAGTCAAACCATTAATATTATTTACAAAAGTGTTATATCCATTTATTTGGTTGTTAAATGGCTCAGCTGCCTTTATTTTACGTATGTTTGGAGTGAAAGTTCATTCTGACCATGAAAATGCACATACAGAAGAGGAACTGCGATTAATTTTATCTGAAAGTGCTCAAAGTGGTGAAATAAATAACGAAGAATTAAAGTTTGTAAACAATATTTTCACATTTGATAATTTAGTTGCTCGAAATATTATGGTTCCTAGAACAGAAATGGTCTGTGTATTTAAAGAAAATGCTATAGAAGAAAATATTAATATTATGCAAAATGAACGGTATACAAGATATCCAATCGCAGTTGAAGATAAAGACAATATCATTGGTTTAGTAAATATTAAAGAAGTATTTCAAGATGCTATTGGTAGTGATTTAAAGCCACTGTCTAATTATGTGAGGCCAGTAATGAAAGTAATTGAAACGATTCCAGTGAAAGAACTTTTAGTAAAAATGCAAAAGGAGCATATGCATTTAGCTATATTAGTTGATGAATATGGTGGTACGGCAGGATTAGTTACTGTAGAGGATATTTTAGAAGAAATCGTTGGAGAAATTAGAGATGAATTTGATATTGATGAACAAGCAACCATCCGACAGGTTGACGAAAATACAATCATTGCTGAAGGGAAAGCATCATTAATCGAACTAAACGATATGTTACAAATAGAATTACCGCAGAAAGATGTAGATACTATTGGTGGATTATTAATGACAATGAACAATGAGATTAAAGAGGGTACTGTAACAGAATACGATGACTATAAATTTAAAGTGTTGAAAATGGACGGACAACAAGTAAAGCAAGTGAAAATTGTCACAGATAATGAGGAGAAGGGTGAGGATTAA
- a CDS encoding aminotransferase class V-fold PLP-dependent enzyme has protein sequence MQLEAYFQQFRSKVIGNSLKFKTQFGEKELIYADWTASGRLYQDIEDYIVNELGPFVANTHTEANVTGTTMTKLYKQSLQYIKQHVNANSSDVIITDGSGMTSVVNKLQRILGLKVPEKFANQLSIKEEDRPVIFITHMEHHSNQLSWQETIGEVVCIPPTENGLVNLEELKVQLKKYEKRKVKIGSFTACSNVTGITTPYHQLAKIMHEHGGICFVDFAASAPYVDINMHPEDSLEKLDGIYFSPHKFLGGPGTSGVLIFDSALYSNQSPDHPGGGTVHWTNPWGGKGYIDDIETRENSGTPGFLQTIKTALAIMLKEEMGINNILQREKEILSFLFEKLLEIPKLHILAENNKDRLGIISFYIEDIHYNLVVRLLNDRYGIQVRGGCSCAGTYGHYLLHISEETSKSITDKIDRGDLAEKPGWVRLSIHPVMTTDEVNKIVLALKEIVDNIDEYQQDYTFDILKSDYLNKRQPNDTQITTHELLKFKKYLNM, from the coding sequence ATGCAACTAGAAGCTTACTTTCAACAATTTCGTTCAAAAGTTATAGGGAATAGTCTTAAATTCAAAACGCAATTTGGTGAAAAAGAATTAATTTATGCTGATTGGACAGCTAGTGGAAGACTTTATCAAGATATTGAAGATTATATAGTAAATGAACTCGGACCATTTGTTGCAAATACTCATACAGAGGCGAATGTAACAGGTACGACAATGACAAAATTGTACAAGCAATCGTTACAATACATAAAACAGCATGTTAATGCGAATTCTTCGGATGTTATCATAACTGACGGATCTGGTATGACGTCAGTTGTCAATAAATTGCAGAGAATCTTAGGGTTAAAAGTACCTGAAAAGTTCGCAAACCAATTGTCTATAAAAGAGGAAGATCGTCCTGTCATATTTATTACTCATATGGAACATCATTCTAACCAACTTTCATGGCAAGAAACGATTGGAGAAGTCGTATGTATACCACCGACGGAAAATGGCTTGGTAAACCTTGAAGAATTAAAAGTTCAATTAAAAAAGTATGAAAAACGTAAAGTAAAGATTGGCTCGTTTACAGCTTGTTCCAATGTTACTGGAATAACAACCCCATATCATCAATTAGCGAAAATAATGCATGAACATGGTGGTATTTGTTTTGTGGATTTTGCTGCATCCGCTCCATATGTAGACATTAATATGCACCCAGAAGATTCGCTGGAAAAATTAGATGGGATTTACTTTTCCCCACATAAATTTTTAGGTGGACCGGGCACTTCAGGCGTGTTGATTTTCGATTCTGCTTTGTATTCTAACCAAAGCCCTGACCATCCAGGTGGAGGTACAGTACATTGGACAAACCCTTGGGGTGGAAAAGGATACATTGATGATATTGAAACGCGTGAAAATAGTGGTACCCCAGGTTTTTTACAAACGATAAAAACTGCCTTAGCAATTATGCTAAAAGAAGAAATGGGTATTAATAATATTTTGCAAAGAGAAAAGGAAATATTATCTTTCCTATTTGAGAAGTTGTTAGAAATACCTAAATTACATATATTAGCTGAAAACAATAAAGATCGCCTTGGAATCATTTCTTTTTATATTGAAGATATTCATTATAATTTAGTCGTTCGCTTACTAAATGATAGGTATGGGATACAAGTAAGGGGCGGTTGCTCTTGTGCTGGGACATATGGCCATTATTTGCTCCATATTAGCGAGGAAACGTCTAAGTCAATAACCGATAAAATAGATCGTGGTGATTTAGCAGAAAAACCAGGTTGGGTACGCTTATCAATTCACCCGGTTATGACAACTGATGAAGTAAACAAAATTGTGCTTGCCCTTAAGGAAATTGTAGATAATATAGATGAGTACCAACAAGACTACACTTTTGATATTTTGAAAAGCGATTACTTGAATAAAAGACAACCGAATGATACTCAAATTACTACCCATGAATTACTGAAATTTAAAAAATATTTAAATATGTAA
- a CDS encoding ZIP family metal transporter, with product MVIAAFWGIIAGSALLIGAVTGIYSKISKRLTGLIMAFGTGALIAAASFELLSEALKESSIFNVALFFILGALIFTIGDFAVIKFGGKERKRSKEGNSGSQGLAIFFGTILDAIPESVIIGALIAKDASMNIVLISSIFISNFPEGLSSSIGLKKGKFSDKKILTLWSSVILLSAIFSIVGYLVMDKVSDNIFAGLSAFAAGAIIAMVSSTMMPEAFEEGGPAVGLFASLGLLTALILTTL from the coding sequence ATGGTAATTGCTGCCTTTTGGGGTATAATTGCAGGATCTGCACTTTTAATTGGAGCTGTCACTGGGATTTATTCTAAGATTAGCAAGAGGCTTACTGGGCTCATTATGGCATTTGGAACAGGTGCACTAATTGCAGCCGCTTCTTTTGAATTACTGTCAGAGGCTTTAAAGGAAAGTTCTATTTTTAATGTAGCATTGTTTTTTATTCTTGGTGCTCTCATTTTTACAATTGGAGATTTTGCTGTTATTAAATTCGGTGGAAAAGAAAGAAAGCGCTCTAAAGAAGGAAATAGTGGGAGTCAAGGGTTAGCAATTTTCTTTGGAACAATTCTAGATGCAATCCCCGAATCCGTCATTATTGGGGCATTAATAGCAAAGGATGCAAGTATGAACATTGTTTTAATAAGTTCCATATTTATTAGCAATTTTCCTGAGGGCTTATCTAGTAGTATCGGTCTAAAAAAAGGTAAATTTAGTGATAAAAAGATTCTAACTTTATGGAGTTCTGTCATTTTACTTTCAGCAATATTCTCCATTGTTGGGTACTTGGTCATGGATAAAGTTTCTGATAATATCTTTGCAGGTCTCAGTGCATTTGCAGCAGGAGCAATCATTGCTATGGTTTCCTCAACGATGATGCCAGAAGCGTTTGAAGAAGGTGGACCAGCAGTTGGTTTATTTGCCTCTTTAGGATTATTAACCGCTCTTATCTTAACAACATTGTAA
- a CDS encoding FAD-dependent oxidoreductase, whose protein sequence is MQDVIIVGGGLAGLSAAASLAKQGKSVTLLERGQLGGRAVTLKLKDFSFNFGAHAIYGRDTSILQNLEKELNIHINWKDFNPNKAKYDIGHELTDVPANIKGLFRTKILKSTDKLQFTFNIFKTMISVEKGKEHVSIKKWMDDRHINDDVKKMMLTLASSNFFTSEPEKIPSTVYFNYYRKLFKTNKPVAYVGGGWQSLIQQFVTVIEENGGTIITKQKVDEVEVAGDKVISVSSKGQKYRAKEFIFAIPPKELKKVFESTTISHYMEHYAQYEPSYVFVYDIALKERIEVPYTYIYNQEEKMFITDISYYDETCVPENGQLLQAIAYMKPEDVGNKLTTEAIQNKIEEMYDKHFNGWRELLVVPRISKRAMAQEISWNMKQSPMPVVIPNLRNTYFSGDWCEGEGQLSELSFTSAYKATSMILEK, encoded by the coding sequence ATGCAAGATGTAATTATTGTAGGTGGAGGTCTAGCAGGGTTATCAGCTGCAGCAAGTCTAGCTAAACAAGGAAAGTCAGTTACATTGCTAGAGCGTGGCCAATTAGGAGGAAGAGCAGTAACTTTAAAGTTAAAGGATTTCTCTTTTAACTTTGGCGCACATGCAATCTACGGAAGAGACACTTCCATTCTGCAAAATTTAGAAAAAGAGCTAAATATACACATTAATTGGAAAGACTTTAATCCAAATAAAGCAAAATATGATATAGGTCACGAACTCACAGATGTACCTGCTAATATAAAGGGACTTTTTCGCACAAAAATCCTAAAGTCGACTGATAAACTTCAATTTACATTTAATATATTTAAAACGATGATTTCCGTTGAAAAAGGAAAAGAACATGTTTCGATAAAAAAATGGATGGACGATAGGCACATAAATGATGATGTGAAAAAAATGATGCTAACGTTAGCGTCATCAAATTTCTTTACTAGTGAGCCGGAAAAAATTCCATCTACTGTATACTTTAATTATTATCGGAAATTATTTAAAACGAATAAACCTGTCGCTTATGTTGGCGGAGGTTGGCAGTCGTTAATTCAACAATTTGTTACAGTTATTGAAGAAAACGGCGGCACGATCATTACAAAACAAAAAGTTGACGAAGTAGAAGTTGCAGGTGATAAAGTAATTTCAGTCTCAAGCAAAGGGCAAAAATACAGAGCAAAAGAATTTATCTTTGCAATTCCACCAAAAGAACTGAAAAAAGTATTTGAGAGTACGACGATTTCACACTACATGGAACATTATGCACAATATGAGCCGAGCTATGTTTTTGTTTACGATATAGCTTTAAAAGAAAGAATAGAAGTTCCGTACACATATATTTACAATCAAGAAGAAAAAATGTTCATCACGGATATCTCTTATTATGATGAGACATGCGTGCCAGAAAATGGACAGTTGTTACAAGCAATTGCTTATATGAAGCCAGAAGATGTTGGAAACAAGTTAACGACAGAAGCAATTCAAAATAAAATTGAAGAAATGTATGATAAACACTTTAATGGTTGGCGTGAACTCCTTGTTGTTCCTAGAATTTCCAAGCGGGCAATGGCTCAGGAAATATCTTGGAATATGAAGCAGTCGCCAATGCCAGTCGTAATTCCTAATTTGAGAAATACTTACTTTTCAGGAGATTGGTGTGAAGGGGAAGGACAACTGTCGGAACTTTCATTTACAAGTGCTTATAAAGCGACTTCAATGATATTAGAAAAGTAA
- a CDS encoding SLAP domain-containing protein, whose product MKQTLYFHPAWLKTISEKDKINIEQTFNTTGFISERITFTTIRVARNYKEELLVTVLIQNGFNEDQEFHQKELLYTENGAFIASHKFTVPMVLKKHSSTPWTFIFSPESIKSEYVTLDGQVKLT is encoded by the coding sequence ATGAAGCAAACATTATATTTTCACCCGGCATGGCTTAAAACAATTTCCGAGAAAGATAAAATTAATATAGAACAAACATTTAATACGACGGGATTTATTAGTGAAAGAATTACATTCACAACGATTCGCGTCGCTAGAAACTATAAAGAAGAATTATTAGTGACAGTACTCATACAAAATGGATTTAATGAAGATCAGGAATTTCATCAAAAAGAACTTCTTTATACGGAAAATGGAGCGTTTATAGCTTCTCATAAGTTTACAGTGCCGATGGTACTTAAAAAGCATTCAAGTACACCATGGACATTTATATTTAGTCCAGAGTCTATAAAGAGTGAATACGTAACTCTAGATGGACAAGTAAAGCTAACATAA